The genomic region CCATCTGCTCGACTTCGGTTGCGGCGCAGGCGTGTTGGGCGCGGCGGTAAAACGTCGCTATCCGCACAATCAGGTCACGCTGCTCGATGTCGATGCGTTCGCCGCCGCCAGCAGCCGTCTGACGCTGGCGGCCAATGGTCTGGAAGCTGAAGTGCTGACTGGTGACGGTATCGATGCCGCGCCGATGGGTTTGAGCGCGATTCTAAGCAACCCGCCGTTCCATGTCGGCGTGCACACTGATTATTTCGCCACCGAGAACTTGCTGCGAAAAGCAGCGAAACATCTGAAAAACGGCGGCGAACTGCGCTTGGTGGCGAACAGTTTCCTCAAGTATCAACCACTGATCGAAGAGCATCTGGGCATCTGTGCGATCAAGGCCGAAGGCAATGGTTTCCGGATTTACCGCGCCAAACGCGGCTGAAAATTTGTTCTTGCTCAATCGGATTTGCCTAGGCAGAATCCGCTCCGTCCTAGGGGAGTAGTCTCCCACGAGCGCCAAGCTCGTCCGGCATACGTCAACATACTTGATCCTCAGATCATGGCGTATGCGACCCAAGCGTCCGCAACAGACGGATCGCAGGGTTTGACAAGACCTATGACACGCACACCTTACCCGGGGCGGGAAGGCTGTACGTGTCATAGCCGTGTCGACCCGCCCCTTAGGAAATCCTGATGCTGGACTCGTTACTCGTTCCCACCGCAATCGTTGCCTTGGCCGAAATCGGCGACAAGACGCAACTGCTCGCGCTGATTCTCGCCGCTCGCTTCCGCAAACCCTGGCCGATCATTGCCGGGATTGTCGCCGCGACCCTGGCCAACCACGCAGCAGCCGGTGCGGTCGGCGCCTGGTTCGGCAGTTTCTTCTCGAATGCGACGCTGCACTGGATTCTCGCCGCAAGTTTTACGGCCACGGCGCTGTGGACGCTGGTTCCGGACAAAATGGATGACGATGAAACCAGCACCGCACGCAAGTTCGGGCCGTTCCTGACCACGCTGATTGCGTTCTTCCTGGCTGAAATGGGCGACAAGACTCAGGTCGCGACCGTGATGCTCGCGGCACAATACCCGGATCTGTGGCTGGTGATTATCGGTACGACGGCGGGCATGTTGATTGCCAACGTGCCGGTGGTATTGGCCGGTAACTTTGCCGCGGACAAATTGCCACTGACCCTGATCCGTCGCCTCGCGGCTTCGGCGTTCATGATTCTGGCAATTGTTGCGGTGTACAAAGCCATGCAGAGCAGTGGCTGGGTTTAACCCTGCCAACGCCGATCGTTCCCACGCTCTGCGTGGGAATGCAGCCGGGGACGCTCTGCGTCCCATTTGAACGCGGAGCGTCCCTTGAGGCATTCCCACGCAGAGCGTGGGAACGATCATCGACTCAGGATTTCGGCGCTTGTTCGTACAGCGGCATAACCTTCGGAATCGCCGCCTGCAACGAAGCAATCCGGCTGGTCGAAGCCGGGTGAGTGCTCATGAACTCCGGTGGCGAACCTTCCGACGCCTTGCTCATCTTGTTCCACAGAGTGATCGCGGCATTCGGGTTGTAACCGGCGCGTGCGGCCAGTTCCAGACCAATCAGGTCGGCTTCGTTTTCGTTGGCACGGCTGTTCGGCAGGGTCATACCGTAGTTGGCCACGGTGTCAGCCAGCGCCAGACTGTCCTGACCCAGACCGAGCAACGCACCCGCGCCCTGCTTGGCCATTTCGATCCCGTAGGCCTTGGACATCGCTTCACGACCGTGCTCGCGCAGGGCGTGGGCGATTTCATGGCCCATGACCGCGGCGATTTCATCGTCGGTGAGTTTCAGGCTGTCGATCAGCCCGGTATAGAAAATGATCTTGCCGCCAGGCCCGCAGTTGGCGTTTAGCTCGTCGCTCTTGATCAGATTGACCTCCCACTGCCATTGCGCCGCATCCGGACGGAAGTTCGGCGCCTGGGCGATCAGGCG from Pseudomonas tensinigenes harbors:
- a CDS encoding TMEM165/GDT1 family protein; the encoded protein is MLDSLLVPTAIVALAEIGDKTQLLALILAARFRKPWPIIAGIVAATLANHAAAGAVGAWFGSFFSNATLHWILAASFTATALWTLVPDKMDDDETSTARKFGPFLTTLIAFFLAEMGDKTQVATVMLAAQYPDLWLVIIGTTAGMLIANVPVVLAGNFAADKLPLTLIRRLAASAFMILAIVAVYKAMQSSGWV
- a CDS encoding M48 family metallopeptidase is translated as MNKTMVVSALSAALLLAGCQSVNTTSGGAVGVERKQYMFSMLSSQEVDQMYAQSYQKTVGEASSKGVLDKTSPEAKRVQAIANRLIAQAPNFRPDAAQWQWEVNLIKSDELNANCGPGGKIIFYTGLIDSLKLTDDEIAAVMGHEIAHALREHGREAMSKAYGIEMAKQGAGALLGLGQDSLALADTVANYGMTLPNSRANENEADLIGLELAARAGYNPNAAITLWNKMSKASEGSPPEFMSTHPASTSRIASLQAAIPKVMPLYEQAPKS